From Psychroflexus torquis ATCC 700755, the proteins below share one genomic window:
- a CDS encoding SH3 domain-containing protein — translation MKQIITILLFFVFLFSFAQTNSNHVYVSGYYKSNGTYVQPYYRTAPNSTNRDNFSTRGNTNPYTGEAGYIHLTVIHLHIHDKLIFEFKYTYPKTNYNKTSTSISNNSYNSRSIYTTTSSKGQLWRKPHQFDAIRPIEKGSRVKVLEYEDGFYKVISNGTIGYINNITINENSTMKSLKKGEKEYLNTAESKATVNEIFDIEVSKIYALPSKYVSATEANLRLGPTTVTNVLTTINRNDKIRIIDKLTYNSWTKIIVEADDGFYIGFLNNSLISDYKIETKEQSDGPTSVVKSFLKYLDEEEFYNAFSLTNNPSWNKNGGYSWFSSTDAYGGIDYVTIYEVRLENAYNDQAVVFADYYASDPLHTSRRWKQILILEYKYGKWKIIKTKLVE, via the coding sequence ATGAAACAAATAATTACAATTTTACTTTTCTTTGTTTTCTTGTTTTCATTCGCGCAAACAAATTCCAATCATGTTTATGTAAGTGGGTACTACAAAAGCAACGGAACTTATGTTCAACCGTATTATCGGACTGCACCAAATAGCACGAATAGAGATAACTTCTCTACTCGTGGAAATACAAATCCATATACGGGAGAAGCTGGATATATACACCTGACAGTAATACATCTTCACATACACGACAAACTCATATTCGAATTCAAGTACACTTATCCTAAAACCAATTACAATAAAACTTCTACAAGTATATCCAACAACTCATATAACTCTAGAAGTATTTATACAACTACAAGCTCTAAGGGTCAGCTATGGAGAAAACCACATCAATTTGATGCAATTCGTCCCATTGAGAAAGGAAGTCGAGTAAAAGTCCTAGAATATGAAGACGGTTTTTATAAAGTAATATCAAATGGAACAATAGGGTACATAAATAATATTACTATAAACGAAAACTCAACAATGAAAAGCCTTAAAAAAGGCGAAAAAGAATATTTAAATACAGCAGAATCTAAAGCGACAGTAAATGAAATATTTGATATAGAAGTATCAAAAATATATGCGCTACCTAGTAAATATGTTTCCGCGACAGAAGCAAATTTGCGATTGGGTCCGACTACAGTTACTAATGTTTTGACCACAATTAACCGAAATGATAAAATCAGGATTATTGATAAGTTAACTTATAACTCTTGGACGAAAATAATTGTAGAAGCTGATGACGGATTTTACATTGGATTTTTAAATAACAGTTTAATCTCTGATTACAAAATAGAAACTAAAGAACAGTCTGACGGTCCAACTTCAGTTGTAAAGAGTTTTCTTAAATATTTAGATGAAGAAGAGTTCTATAATGCATTCTCGTTAACAAATAACCCAAGTTGGAATAAAAACGGTGGATATAGTTGGTTTTCTTCAACAGATGCATATGGTGGAATTGATTACGTGACAATTTATGAAGTTAGACTTGAAAATGCTTATAACGATCAAGCTGTTGTATTTGCAGATTATTACGCCAGCGACCCTCTACATACTTCCAGAAGATGGAAACAAATTCTGATTTTGGAATATAAATATGGTAAATGGAAAATAATCAAAACCAAATTAGTAGAATAA
- a CDS encoding caspase family protein: protein MTETEKPKSFAIIIAIEDYRFSGEQGISSVKFARNDASKFKKLLKEDFGLLEEDIIMWIDKDATKSALEDELQYYIRQLTSDTRFYFYYAGHGFYQNGHNKITCWDTHPTNLDGTTVSLKNTLLDPLEESDCEHSLLFLDTCSSYLTEGIVSRDLISNFNNKELDSFLKTDSYHAIFMSCSPGDKSYPSELLKHGIWTWHLIEALKGNVDDAILNEEFITDTTLKNYLSSVVPKYITKSTTHRSTQKPYAKISASNDFLIRKVIKQEEEFSQELPKLRLKFDSATLKRVVTISVKRASGFKKSHFAPDRFGSSGNGFIQQAFERDLKQEIQDVYQNTKQILSLRKKQIEYAAEDGYGKVENDFFRYFIEVEQNSNEPSEAKITRCLQIRVGRDALPENFDDIFPNQIDEIVLPIEGEIDFDDLVERFENLEEEDGGTLHDDEINGEIEYQTYSGLSITIDTNEMELTISPNRTMKCLELIDTSIEGLKKISSSTVKLLK, encoded by the coding sequence ATGACAGAAACTGAAAAACCAAAATCATTTGCGATAATTATAGCCATCGAAGACTATCGGTTTTCAGGTGAACAAGGTATTTCTTCTGTGAAATTCGCCAGAAATGATGCATCTAAATTTAAGAAGCTTCTTAAAGAAGACTTTGGGCTTTTAGAAGAAGATATTATCATGTGGATTGATAAGGACGCCACTAAGTCTGCCTTGGAAGATGAATTACAATATTATATTAGGCAACTAACTTCTGATACAAGATTTTATTTTTATTACGCAGGACATGGTTTTTATCAAAACGGCCATAACAAAATAACATGTTGGGACACACACCCAACAAATTTAGATGGGACAACTGTTTCATTAAAAAATACTCTTTTAGACCCTTTAGAAGAATCTGACTGTGAACACAGCCTCCTTTTTCTAGATACATGTTCTTCCTACTTAACCGAGGGAATTGTTTCAAGAGATTTAATATCGAATTTTAATAACAAGGAACTTGATTCTTTCTTAAAAACAGATAGTTATCACGCAATTTTCATGTCATGTTCTCCTGGAGATAAGTCTTATCCCAGCGAACTTCTAAAGCATGGCATTTGGACTTGGCACCTAATTGAAGCACTTAAGGGCAATGTAGATGATGCTATTCTCAATGAAGAATTTATTACCGACACAACCTTAAAAAACTATCTAAGCAGTGTTGTACCAAAATATATCACTAAAAGTACAACGCATAGAAGTACTCAAAAACCATATGCTAAAATTAGTGCTTCAAATGATTTTTTAATCAGAAAAGTGATAAAGCAAGAAGAAGAATTCAGTCAAGAATTGCCAAAGCTGCGTTTAAAGTTTGATTCAGCCACTTTAAAAAGAGTAGTTACAATAAGTGTAAAAAGAGCTAGCGGTTTCAAGAAATCACATTTTGCACCTGATAGATTTGGATCATCAGGAAACGGGTTTATTCAGCAAGCATTTGAACGTGACTTAAAACAAGAGATTCAAGATGTTTACCAAAATACAAAGCAGATACTCTCTCTTAGAAAAAAACAAATCGAATATGCAGCTGAAGATGGTTATGGAAAAGTTGAAAATGATTTTTTTCGGTATTTCATAGAAGTGGAACAAAACTCGAACGAACCAAGTGAAGCGAAAATCACTAGGTGCCTACAAATAAGAGTCGGGAGGGATGCTCTTCCCGAGAATTTTGACGACATATTTCCAAATCAAATTGATGAAATAGTTTTACCAATAGAAGGCGAAATTGATTTTGATGATTTAGTGGAAAGATTCGAAAATTTAGAAGAAGAAGATGGTGGCACATTGCATGATGATGAGATAAACGGTGAGATAGAATATCAGACGTATAGTGGGTTGTCAATAACAATTGACACAAATGAAATGGAGCTCACCATTTCTCCTAATAGGACTATGAAGTGTTTGGAATTAATCGACACTTCAATAGAAGGACTAAAAAAAATATCAAGTAGTACAGTTAAATTATTGAAGTAA
- a CDS encoding type I restriction enzyme HsdR N-terminal domain-containing protein, producing MENLEKWNELCFILSESIPSNASEQVFELKVIQAFEKLGWSHFKREISVRENIQLGASNRIMPDIIIKSGETNLFVIEVKNPSADLKNPSYQNQLSSYMRMLRLNFGILIGNEIKIFVDGSLVGSNQSELLERISFKKDNPQGLNFINLFQKDTFSNENIENYIQKKIETIKENQIIKNLKNEIIKTEYSEYLKTELKNKLLIEHSESVVEKVLEDFKIKVYDSTQTEIQRTIYAQSPQNDTENHNGTLQELELEKIYRKVPVWFNKPNQKNSQILINYMKLREQKTPVTFFELQKSCERIKNFSSGYQGMKTISERNNAKVFDEVGKIISLWEPGKSFVEKEYKRYLRRNKG from the coding sequence ATGGAAAATTTGGAAAAATGGAATGAATTATGTTTTATACTATCAGAGAGTATTCCGTCAAATGCATCAGAACAAGTATTTGAATTAAAAGTAATTCAAGCATTTGAAAAATTAGGTTGGAGTCATTTTAAAAGAGAAATATCAGTTCGAGAAAATATACAGTTAGGAGCATCGAATAGAATTATGCCTGACATTATTATAAAATCGGGCGAAACAAATCTATTCGTAATTGAAGTCAAAAATCCTTCTGCCGATTTAAAGAATCCAAGTTATCAAAATCAACTTTCGTCTTATATGCGAATGTTGCGTCTGAATTTTGGAATCTTAATCGGAAACGAAATCAAAATCTTTGTTGACGGTTCTTTAGTTGGCTCAAATCAATCCGAACTTTTAGAGAGAATTTCTTTCAAAAAAGATAATCCACAAGGTTTGAACTTTATCAATCTTTTCCAAAAAGACACTTTCAGTAACGAAAATATTGAGAATTATATTCAAAAGAAAATTGAGACAATAAAAGAAAATCAAATTATTAAAAATCTCAAAAACGAAATTATAAAAACCGAATATTCCGAATATTTAAAAACAGAACTGAAAAACAAACTTTTGATTGAACACAGCGAAAGTGTCGTTGAAAAAGTTTTGGAGGATTTTAAGATAAAAGTTTATGATTCAACACAAACTGAAATACAAAGAACAATCTATGCGCAAAGTCCACAAAACGATACAGAAAATCACAACGGAACATTACAAGAACTTGAATTAGAAAAAATCTATAGAAAAGTGCCTGTTTGGTTCAACAAACCAAATCAAAAAAACAGTCAGATTTTAATAAACTATATGAAATTAAGAGAACAGAAAACACCAGTTACGTTCTTTGAACTTCAAAAATCTTGCGAGAGAATTAAAAATTTTAGTAGCGGTTACCAAGGAATGAAAACAATTAGCGAAAGGAATAACGCAAAAGTTTTTGATGAAGTTGGTAAAATAATATCACTTTGGGAACCTGGGAAAAGTTTCGTAGAAAAGGAATACAAAAGATATTTAAGAAGAAACAAGGGATAA
- a CDS encoding sacsin N-terminal ATP-binding-like domain-containing protein, with product MIEKKIIQELEKQKSNYTSPESAQDQANSLESLSSDIYTDSKRFIYELIQNADDASSNSRELDILLKVVDNYLIISHQGEKFSEIDIESICSVGDGNKKGDTNKTGFKGIGFKSVFSHSDYVKINSGNYCFKFDKSHWQGHWNSEWQNQKEWRDGREKKEKETTIKMPWQIIPIWSEIEQLFSFVKSYNVSTIIKFEDTSKLEKELLELFSNTQILLFLRCQNVKITVEGNKPFVIEKIKENNTVKLKQNNKILSEWLLKSFTFIVDKSTTELIKNDARIPKKLRLATKTEISLAVQIDKGKIKTINKDNRLIFTYLPTSVNYDFPFLVNASFITDAGRQHIHEDLQWNIWLFKQIPIKLFEWLTELTQTSFKEDILKLIPKKFTSSSELKQSFNQGFDKAVSRFEFLPNENNILLKVSNSIFDDTNISKFLDPKIIIDFINSKRDTVYTIDSFIPKLEPVSTLERLGVEKFDIDSLSNLLASKFFIANHKRKENYSLITFLNNQSERFSKGDEQNHWNQKLQNTSFIFDENKKLKSPKRIYFPAVEFTDEFSDEISIVHSKTMEEIESNHRIKQWLVYLGVKEPSDNSFIEKTIIGNEDFITKDNAIEVGRYLFNNHKNREFMDNLYDDLKSIKILTKEGNLIEAQSAFLPDYYQPELKLESVYEKDFYISEDYLKGSELKSEWKTFFIKISIKESINWSKKTINRSDLESNYPEYFGTIPSGAPNQTWGYLNPFSRYDHQMISFIECANQFSFSVTFWDAILSQNLEIKKGPIDTGSGFSKRSIESLNNWIMKNSPIFPTSQKNCLPAKEVFNSMIPEVKKIAGKYLPVFDFEGVIPEEWLDYLEFKSTFQLDDYLLILTAIWKDTSADEEQKKENKKRIEHIYKIISNSFLGYADKLEDWSISNKLLAKDGKTFFAPNDLSVVTAEGFKASNLAFCDEKDENIVELLKIFGVSIIDTVKARISNSQTEIQDLKNQLNHILPLIAIVSVEKSRSKKDWEIEYDRLKTKLTNIRFLETTEIWLSYGNEADEQKKSSWAEGNDFYYVGNWYKPRVLDSLIEPIGVFLNIRYAERLLSVLLSDSFIEGIEYIKEKFGDEAINLIPDELLNPEESEITIPNTGNRIYNQSDEDLGHKGELFVFEELKNIYSNKFNKEVTETDEGFKIDSGVKVIWRNKQTKTTFDHDFKVSENGNDIFIDSKATPYNQKIEKVAFYISPNEFRLMESVDKYLIARVFEVTSNPSMKFIKMNIDNLN from the coding sequence ATGATTGAAAAAAAGATAATTCAAGAATTAGAGAAACAGAAATCTAATTATACAAGTCCTGAATCAGCACAAGACCAAGCAAATTCATTAGAATCTCTGTCTTCAGATATATATACTGACAGCAAACGATTTATTTATGAATTAATACAAAATGCTGATGATGCAAGTAGCAATTCAAGAGAACTTGATATTTTACTCAAAGTTGTAGATAACTATCTTATTATATCTCATCAAGGTGAAAAATTTTCTGAGATTGATATAGAATCCATATGTAGCGTTGGAGATGGTAATAAAAAAGGAGATACAAATAAAACCGGGTTCAAGGGTATCGGATTTAAATCGGTATTCTCTCATTCTGATTATGTAAAAATAAATTCAGGTAATTATTGCTTTAAATTTGACAAATCACATTGGCAAGGTCATTGGAATAGTGAATGGCAAAATCAAAAAGAGTGGAGAGATGGCCGAGAAAAAAAAGAAAAAGAAACTACCATTAAAATGCCTTGGCAAATTATTCCTATTTGGTCAGAAATAGAGCAACTTTTCTCTTTTGTTAAATCATACAATGTTTCAACAATAATTAAATTTGAAGACACGTCTAAGTTAGAGAAAGAACTTTTAGAACTTTTCTCTAATACCCAGATTTTACTATTCTTAAGATGCCAAAATGTCAAAATTACTGTAGAAGGAAATAAGCCATTTGTAATCGAAAAAATTAAAGAAAACAATACAGTTAAACTTAAACAAAACAATAAAATTCTATCCGAATGGCTATTAAAATCATTTACGTTTATTGTTGATAAATCTACTACTGAATTAATTAAAAATGATGCTCGTATCCCTAAGAAACTAAGATTAGCAACAAAAACAGAAATTTCATTAGCAGTTCAAATTGATAAAGGAAAAATAAAAACAATCAATAAAGATAATAGATTGATTTTTACCTATTTGCCTACTTCTGTAAATTATGACTTTCCTTTTCTTGTAAATGCTAGTTTTATTACAGATGCTGGAAGACAACACATTCACGAAGATTTGCAATGGAATATTTGGTTATTTAAACAAATACCTATTAAATTATTTGAGTGGTTAACAGAATTGACGCAGACCTCTTTTAAAGAAGATATTTTAAAACTGATACCCAAAAAATTTACAAGTAGTTCAGAATTAAAACAATCATTTAATCAAGGTTTTGATAAAGCAGTTAGTAGATTTGAATTTCTTCCAAACGAGAATAATATACTGTTGAAAGTTTCGAATTCTATTTTTGATGATACAAACATTTCAAAATTCCTTGACCCTAAGATAATTATTGATTTTATTAATTCTAAACGTGATACAGTTTATACTATTGATTCCTTTATTCCAAAATTGGAACCAGTAAGTACTTTAGAACGTTTAGGTGTTGAAAAATTTGATATTGATAGTTTAAGTAATCTTCTTGCTTCCAAGTTTTTTATTGCTAATCATAAACGAAAGGAAAATTATAGTCTTATTACTTTTTTGAATAATCAATCCGAAAGGTTTTCAAAAGGAGACGAGCAAAATCATTGGAATCAAAAATTGCAAAACACTTCTTTTATTTTTGATGAAAATAAGAAACTAAAAAGTCCTAAGCGTATATATTTCCCAGCAGTTGAGTTTACAGATGAATTTTCAGATGAAATAAGTATTGTTCATTCAAAAACAATGGAAGAAATTGAATCTAATCATCGTATTAAACAGTGGTTAGTTTATTTGGGAGTTAAAGAGCCTTCTGATAATTCCTTTATTGAAAAGACTATAATTGGTAATGAGGATTTTATAACAAAAGATAATGCAATCGAAGTAGGGAGATACCTTTTCAATAATCATAAAAATAGAGAATTTATGGATAACCTATATGATGATCTAAAATCAATTAAAATTCTAACGAAAGAAGGTAATTTAATTGAGGCTCAAAGCGCATTTCTTCCAGATTACTATCAGCCCGAGTTAAAGTTAGAATCTGTTTACGAGAAGGATTTTTATATCTCAGAAGATTATCTTAAAGGTTCTGAACTGAAAAGTGAATGGAAAACCTTTTTTATTAAAATTTCGATAAAAGAATCAATTAATTGGAGTAAGAAAACTATCAACAGAAGTGATTTAGAATCAAATTACCCTGAATATTTTGGAACAATCCCATCAGGTGCTCCGAATCAAACCTGGGGATACCTTAATCCTTTTTCTCGATATGACCATCAAATGATATCATTTATTGAATGTGCAAATCAATTCAGTTTCTCAGTTACATTTTGGGATGCAATCCTATCTCAAAATTTAGAAATTAAAAAAGGTCCCATTGATACTGGAAGCGGATTTAGCAAAAGAAGTATTGAATCTTTAAATAATTGGATAATGAAAAACTCTCCGATATTTCCAACCTCACAAAAAAATTGTCTCCCAGCAAAAGAAGTATTTAACAGTATGATTCCTGAGGTAAAAAAGATTGCAGGTAAATATTTACCAGTATTTGATTTTGAAGGAGTGATACCAGAAGAATGGTTAGATTATTTAGAGTTTAAATCTACTTTTCAATTAGATGATTACTTATTAATACTGACGGCTATTTGGAAAGATACAAGCGCTGATGAAGAACAAAAGAAGGAGAACAAAAAAAGAATAGAACATATTTATAAGATAATATCCAATAGTTTTTTAGGTTATGCAGATAAATTAGAAGATTGGTCAATATCAAATAAATTGTTAGCGAAAGATGGCAAAACATTTTTTGCGCCTAATGATTTATCTGTTGTGACAGCAGAAGGTTTCAAAGCATCAAACTTGGCGTTTTGTGATGAAAAGGATGAAAATATTGTTGAATTACTTAAAATATTTGGCGTTTCAATTATTGATACAGTCAAGGCTCGTATTTCAAATAGTCAAACTGAAATTCAGGATTTAAAAAATCAACTCAATCATATTTTACCTTTGATTGCTATTGTTTCAGTGGAAAAATCGAGAAGTAAAAAAGATTGGGAAATTGAATATGACAGACTAAAAACTAAACTAACAAATATTCGATTTTTAGAAACTACAGAGATTTGGCTTTCTTATGGGAATGAAGCTGATGAGCAGAAAAAAAGTTCTTGGGCTGAGGGTAATGATTTTTATTATGTTGGTAACTGGTACAAGCCAAGAGTATTGGATAGTTTAATTGAACCTATTGGAGTTTTCTTAAATATCAGATACGCAGAAAGGCTTTTATCAGTATTACTTTCTGATAGCTTTATAGAAGGGATTGAGTATATAAAAGAAAAATTTGGAGATGAAGCAATTAATCTCATTCCTGATGAATTATTGAACCCTGAAGAATCCGAAATAACAATTCCTAATACTGGTAACCGGATATATAATCAATCTGATGAAGATTTAGGACATAAAGGCGAACTGTTTGTATTCGAAGAATTAAAAAATATTTACTCAAATAAATTTAATAAAGAGGTAACTGAAACAGATGAAGGCTTTAAAATAGATTCAGGTGTAAAAGTAATTTGGAGAAATAAGCAAACAAAAACAACATTTGACCACGACTTCAAAGTTAGTGAAAATGGCAATGATATTTTCATTGATAGTAAAGCAACTCCTTACAATCAAAAGATTGAAAAAGTGGCATTTTATATTTCACCAAATGAATTTAGACTAATGGAATCTGTTGACAAATATTTAATTGCTAGAGTTTTTGAAGTAACATCAAATCCGAGTATGAAATTTATTAAAATGAACATTGATAATTTGAATTAA
- a CDS encoding DUF2971 domain-containing protein has translation MWPHYTQEKGFQIKFNTAKIEQSIESKITDDEEYLGLYPINYTDKLEPIDISEFQTMLIPLYYSTNIKSKQWNYENEWRFLVGKQQMGVPYSKLGLDPREDWSVDKANRYIYYDNNLIEEICLGVNFFNGREFELKWLDDKSFRIKAKPKKVNWLSEPQNRLLDYIATDLKDKLYYSGIKYELDENEKHFLIRTKERLEIKKEDDGSYILSRTNQKIKMMDKASL, from the coding sequence ATGTGGCCTCACTACACTCAAGAGAAAGGATTTCAAATTAAATTCAATACTGCGAAAATTGAGCAGAGTATTGAGAGCAAAATAACTGATGATGAAGAATATTTAGGTTTGTACCCAATCAACTATACAGACAAATTGGAGCCAATTGACATAAGTGAATTTCAAACAATGTTGATTCCATTATACTATTCAACTAACATTAAATCTAAACAATGGAATTACGAGAATGAATGGAGGTTCTTAGTAGGAAAACAACAAATGGGAGTTCCATATTCAAAATTAGGTTTAGACCCACGAGAAGATTGGTCTGTAGATAAAGCAAACCGATATATCTACTATGACAATAATTTGATTGAGGAAATTTGTCTCGGTGTGAATTTTTTTAACGGAAGAGAATTTGAATTAAAATGGTTGGACGACAAAAGTTTCAGAATCAAAGCAAAGCCAAAAAAGGTCAATTGGCTGTCCGAACCTCAAAACAGGCTCTTAGATTACATCGCAACTGACTTAAAAGACAAACTCTATTATTCAGGAATAAAATATGAACTTGACGAAAATGAAAAACATTTTTTAATTCGTACCAAAGAGAGATTGGAAATTAAAAAAGAAGATGACGGCTCATATATTCTTTCAAGAACTAACCAAAAAATTAAAATGATGGACAAAGCCAGCTTGTAA
- a CDS encoding RloB family protein produces MARRRKESKGKKINPTLFVFCEGETEEAYINLLKSLYRIPSIHIHPKIRGNNITKAYIENYKKDKPTHEKDLNFLVYDLDVPTMIDRLSKIDNCELLVSNPCIELWFLLHYKNQNANTNNAHCYRELENRNKSYKKGAIDQKLKLKLVSKKEDAVKRAKALTEFENPSSTLYKLIQILDNLKK; encoded by the coding sequence ATGGCAAGAAGGAGAAAAGAATCAAAAGGAAAAAAGATAAACCCAACATTGTTTGTTTTCTGCGAAGGAGAAACAGAAGAGGCTTATATCAATTTATTAAAATCGTTATACAGAATTCCATCTATACATATTCATCCAAAAATTAGAGGAAATAATATTACAAAAGCATACATAGAGAACTATAAAAAAGATAAACCAACTCACGAGAAAGATTTAAACTTTCTAGTCTATGATTTAGACGTACCAACTATGATAGACAGACTTTCTAAAATTGATAACTGTGAATTACTTGTTTCTAATCCATGTATAGAGCTTTGGTTTTTACTACACTATAAAAATCAAAATGCAAACACCAATAATGCCCATTGCTATAGAGAATTGGAAAATAGAAATAAATCATACAAAAAAGGTGCAATTGACCAAAAATTAAAGCTAAAACTTGTTTCAAAAAAAGAGGATGCTGTCAAAAGAGCAAAAGCATTAACCGAATTTGAAAATCCGAGCTCTACTCTATACAAATTGATTCAAATTTTAGATAATTTAAAGAAATAA
- a CDS encoding AAA family ATPase → MVLEIRLRNFFSINEEVILDIRTGNINTAKSKFLSGNVFKYGDIEVLKTLALYGANASGKSNIIKTIRFCNAMVYESHKHNENTIFNFQPFKFKGYSNKPSYYFIRFVINDIEYKYSFSFNRTQILTESLYYYPNGRKTKVFERNERAGKTKKEKYSFGTSVIRRPFDVAENTSNKTLYISRASQMDREIPKNIFNFFHRDFILHHSNYGKSNLESLINSYKNQLLTALQFADSDIVDFKVNFKKEKGRSLKANLDTEEAFFVDDELEKIELKTYHKFSPNTSFDFSEESLGTQKLFLMMLTIIDIVKNNKTLIVDEIEDSLHPKIVDYIIEIFNASSKAQLIFSTHNTNLMDLNKFRKDQIWFVNKKEDGGSDLYSLYDYSDFRDTMDLEKAYLQGRFDSIPIVDDSIKNLHSLIND, encoded by the coding sequence ATGGTTTTAGAAATCCGATTAAGAAATTTCTTTTCAATCAATGAAGAGGTGATTTTAGACATAAGAACTGGAAATATTAATACTGCAAAATCAAAATTTTTATCAGGCAATGTATTTAAGTATGGTGATATTGAAGTTTTAAAAACACTTGCTTTATATGGAGCTAATGCTTCTGGAAAATCTAATATTATAAAAACGATTAGATTTTGTAATGCTATGGTATATGAATCTCACAAGCATAATGAGAATACTATATTTAATTTTCAACCATTCAAGTTTAAAGGGTATTCCAATAAACCATCATATTATTTCATAAGGTTTGTAATCAATGACATTGAATATAAATATTCATTTTCATTTAATCGTACTCAAATCTTAACAGAAAGTTTATACTATTATCCAAATGGTAGAAAAACTAAAGTTTTTGAAAGAAACGAACGTGCTGGAAAAACTAAAAAAGAAAAATATTCATTCGGAACATCCGTAATAAGGAGACCATTTGATGTTGCTGAAAATACATCAAACAAAACACTATATATCTCTAGAGCTAGCCAAATGGATAGAGAGATACCAAAAAATATATTCAACTTTTTCCATAGAGACTTCATTCTACATCATTCAAATTATGGAAAAAGCAATCTTGAATCGTTAATTAATTCATACAAAAATCAATTATTAACGGCTTTACAATTTGCCGATAGTGATATTGTTGATTTTAAAGTCAACTTTAAAAAAGAGAAAGGAAGAAGTTTGAAAGCAAACCTCGATACTGAAGAAGCGTTTTTTGTGGATGATGAACTAGAAAAAATTGAACTAAAAACATATCATAAATTCTCGCCTAATACGTCTTTTGACTTTAGCGAGGAATCATTAGGGACTCAAAAACTTTTCCTTATGATGCTTACAATAATAGATATTGTGAAAAATAATAAAACCTTAATTGTGGACGAAATTGAGGATAGTTTGCATCCTAAAATAGTTGATTACATTATTGAAATATTCAATGCAAGTTCAAAAGCACAATTAATTTTTTCCACACATAACACTAATCTAATGGATTTAAATAAATTCAGAAAAGACCAAATTTGGTTTGTCAATAAAAAAGAAGATGGAGGCTCTGATTTATACTCTCTTTATGATTATAGTGACTTTAGAGACACAATGGACTTGGAAAAAGCATATTTACAAGGTAGGTTCGATTCTATTCCAATTGTAGATGATTCAATTAAGAATTTACATTCTCTTATTAATGACTAG
- a CDS encoding helix-turn-helix domain-containing protein, with protein MKILPIRNENDYQKALNRLEDIFDAKKGTEEGDELEILSILIDRYENEQFPIGMPDPIEAIKFRMEQLGMKQKDLAEVVGFKSRVSEILNKKRKLTLDMIRKLNTTLHIPTEVLIQDY; from the coding sequence ATGAAAATATTACCAATTAGAAACGAAAACGATTATCAAAAAGCGCTCAACAGACTTGAGGATATTTTTGATGCAAAAAAAGGAACGGAAGAAGGAGACGAATTGGAAATCCTATCAATATTGATTGATCGATATGAAAACGAGCAATTCCCAATTGGAATGCCTGACCCTATTGAAGCAATTAAGTTCCGAATGGAACAATTGGGAATGAAACAAAAGGATTTAGCAGAAGTTGTCGGATTTAAAAGCAGAGTTAGTGAGATTTTGAATAAAAAGCGAAAACTGACATTAGATATGATTAGAAAACTAAATACTACTCTTCATATTCCAACTGAAGTTTTAATTCAAGATTATTAA
- a CDS encoding type II toxin-antitoxin system HigB family toxin, which produces MRVIAKRTLRDFCEKHADCEEQLKSWYKETEKSEWKNINELKSEYPSASILKDNRIVYNIRGNNYRLIVKFNFEYGICWIRFIGTHAEYDKIDANNI; this is translated from the coding sequence GTGAGAGTAATCGCAAAACGAACTTTACGAGATTTTTGTGAAAAACACGCTGATTGTGAAGAACAATTAAAATCGTGGTATAAAGAAACAGAAAAATCCGAATGGAAGAATATTAACGAATTAAAAAGTGAGTATCCGAGTGCAAGTATTTTAAAGGACAATCGAATTGTTTACAACATCAGAGGCAATAATTATCGTTTGATTGTAAAATTCAACTTTGAATATGGAATATGCTGGATAAGGTTTATTGGAACTCATGCAGAATATGACAAAATTGACGCAAATAACATCTGA